The Triticum aestivum cultivar Chinese Spring chromosome 3A, IWGSC CS RefSeq v2.1, whole genome shotgun sequence genome includes a region encoding these proteins:
- the LOC123060374 gene encoding ATP-dependent 6-phosphofructokinase 6 yields MESVGVAPAPVAVAVAEQKMKLLEPRKEPLASSAAAAAAKAPCKWAMKKKLVGGDAGYVLEDVPHLTDYMPELPTYPNPLQDNPAYSVVKQYFVNTDDTVTQKIVVRKNSARGTHFRRAGPRQRVYFQPDEVNAAIVTCGGLCPGLNTVIRELVCGLYDMYGVTSVVGIEGGYKGFYSRNTVTLTPKSVNDIHKRGGTILGTSRGGHDTAKIVDSLQDRGINQVYIIGGDGTQQGASVIYEEVRRRGLKCAVVGVPKTIDNDIAVIDKSFGFDTAVEEAQRAINAAHVEAESAENGIGVVKLMGRNSGFIAMYATLASRDVDCCLIPESPFYLEGKGGLLEFVERRLKDSGHMVIVVAEGAGQDLIAQSMNFVDTQDASGNKLLLDVGLWLSQKIKDHFKKKTNFPITLKYIDPTYMIRAVRSNASDNVYCTLLAHSALHGAMAGYSGFTVAPVNGRHAYIPFYRITEKQNKVVITDRMWARVLCSTNQPCFLSHEDVENMKHDDDERHHLHNTQLLDGSPAKCSPNCNGSAGAE; encoded by the exons ATGGAGTCCGTCGGCGTCGCCCCTGCCcccgtggcggtggcggtggcggagcagaAGATGAAGCTTCTCGAGCCGCGGAAGGAGCCcctcgcctcctccgccgccgcggccgccgccaaggcgccGTGCAAGTGGGCGATGAAGAAGAAGCTCGTGGGCGGCGACGCCGGCTACGTGCTAGAGGACGTGCCCCACCTCACCGACTACATGCCCGAGCTCCCG ACGTACCCGAATCCTCTCCAGGACAACCCTGCCTACTCGGTCGTCAA GCAGTACTTCGTCAACACGGACGACACCGTCACGCAAAAG ATTGTTGTTCGTAAGAACAGTGCAAGAGGCACCCACTTCCGGCGCGCCGGGCCGCGGCAGAGGGTCTACTTCCAGCCCGATGAGGTGAACGCGGCCATCGTCACCTGCGGCGGCCTCTGCCCCGGGCTCAACACGGTCATCCGCGAGCTCGTGTGCGGGTTGTATGACATGTACGGTGTCACCAGCGTCGTTGGCATAGAG GGTGGGTACAAGGGCTTCTATTCTCGAAACACCGTTACATTGACACCCAAATCAGTGAATGacatccacaagagaggggggaccATTCTTGGAACTTCAAGGGGTGGACATGACACTGCCAAAATTGTGGATAGTCTTCAGGACCGTGGCATTAACCAGGTCTACATCATTGGAGGTGATGGTACTCAGCAAGGCGCTTCCGTAATTTATGAG GAAGTCCGTAGACGGGGCCTCAAATGTGCAGTGGTCGGTGTCCCAAAGACCATCGATAATGATATTGCG GTGATTGATAAATCTTTTGGATTTGACACTGCTGTGGAGGAGGCTCAGAGAGCTATCAACGCTGCTCATGTTGAAGCTGAAAGTGCAGAGaatggcattggtgttgtgaagctaATGGGCCGCAACAGTG GGTTCATCGCAATGTATGCTACTCTAGCTAGTCGTGACGTG GATTGTTGCTTAATCCCAGAGTCTCCATTCTACCTTGAAGGGAAAGGAGGCCTCCTTGAGTTCGTCGAGAGACGGCTCAAGGACAGTGGTCATATGGTCATTGTGGTGGCCGAGGGTGCTGGCCAAGATCTCATCGCCCAAAGCATGAACTTTGTGGACACTCAGGATGCTTCTGGAAATAAGCTGCTTCTGGATGTTGGCCTTTGGCTATCCCAGAAGATCAAG GATcatttcaagaagaagactaacttCCCCATAACTCTCAAGTACATTGACCCGACATACATGATCCGCGCGGTCCGGTCAAACGCCTCCGACAACGTCTACTGCACCCTGCTTGCGCACAGCGCCCTCCATGGCGCCATGGCAGGATACAGTGGCTTCACCGTCGCGCCCGTGAACGGCAGACACGCTTACATCCCTTTCTAT AGAATCACCGAGAAGCAGAACAAGGTCGTGATCACTGACAGGATGTGGGCGAGGGTGCTGTGCTCGACGAACCAGCCCTGCTTCCTGAGCCACGAGGATGTCGAGAACATGAAGCACGACGACGATGAGCGCCACCACCTGCACAACACGCAGCTCCTCGACGGCTCACCGGCGAAGTGCTCACCCAACTGCAATGGATCCGCTGGAGCAGAGTGA
- the LOC123060375 gene encoding 40S ribosomal protein S3-3-like yields the protein MKFKDGYMISSGQPVNEYIDATVRHVLLRHGVLGIKVKIMLDWDPKGKLGPTTPLPDLVTIHPLKEEDELRPPALVEV from the exons ATGAAGTTCAAGGACGGGTACATGATCTCATCTGGTCAGCCCGTCAACGAGTACATTGATGCTACAGTTAGGCACGTTCTTCTCAGACAT GGCGTTCTTGGTATCAAGGTGAAGATTATGCTTGACTGGGACCCCAAGGGCAAGCTTGGCCCTACCACCCCGCTGCCTGACCTCGTCACCATCCACCCCCTGAAGGAGGAGGATGAGCTGCGCCCACCGGCTTTGGTTGAGGTCTAA